A genomic segment from Salvia splendens isolate huo1 chromosome 13, SspV2, whole genome shotgun sequence encodes:
- the LOC121759926 gene encoding F-box protein At2g27310-like, with protein sequence MSVSSADGMASLSSDLCYEILRRLDGANLAIAACTCAAFSSISKEERLWEDVCSSMWLSTNSNDVKNLIASVGGFKKFYADCFPLIVNKDVPEFHCYDYYDYPQEWTEADYYGDEDEVENISPSDFVSIVDIRYREKTICSKVIWGIPYANGSSGWFYNCPFRLDLLANNARDDEQADDVVLSLSDGQPRSWSIERERKDGKLWQELRDGIRLSWILVNKKTKKAANLSSWSPTGGQRHWPTDKDFLIRFGSILPAKDILPCQVVECILIMKFKVVVVEDGGSHTTLKLSELSMQLGDMEGSHVNGRNSLLVLKEALNCRRSKNYSEALESCHLYSKVQRELKEKKMRYESRLDTVWILGSIVACATFCLYCL encoded by the coding sequence ATGTCAGTCTCATCAGCGGATGGTATGGCATCATTGAGCAGCGATCTTTGCTATGAAATACTAAGGCGTCTCGATGGTGCTAACCTGGCTATTGCAGCGTGTACTTGTGCTGCATTCTCTTCTATCTCAAAAGAAGAGAGACTGTGGGAAGATGTATGCTCTTCCATGTGGCTTTCGACAAACAGCAACGATGTGAAAAATTTGATCGCTTCAGTTGGTGGATTTAAAAAGTTTTATGCTGATTGTTTCCCCCTCATAGTAAATAAGGATGTTCCCGAATTTCACTGTTATGACTATTATGATTATCCTCAAGAATGGACTGAAGCTGACTACTATGGGGATGAGGATGAAGTAGAAAATATCTCACCATCAGATTTCGTGTCGATTGTGGATATCAGATATAGAGAGAAAACGATTTGTTCTAAAGTCATCTGGGGTATTCCCTACGCGAATGGCTCTAGTGGTTGGTTCTACAATTGTCCTTTTCGTCTGGATCTACTTGCAAACAATGCAAGAGATGACGAGCAAGCAGATGACGTCGTGCTCTCACTATCTGATGGCCAGCCTCGAAGTTGGTCGATTGAAAGGGAGAGAAAAGATGGGAAGCTATGGCAAGAGCTTCGCGATGGAATCAGGCTTAGTTGGATTCTAgtcaacaaaaaaacaaaaaaggctGCCAATCTCTCGAGTTGGAGTCCTACAGGAGGGCAGAGACATTGGCCTACCGACAAGGATTTCTTGATACGATTCGGTTCGATTCTCCCTGCAAAAGACATTCTTCCATGTCAAGTAGTGGAGTGCATCCTTATCATGAAGTTCAAAGTGGTCGTTGTGGAGGATGGAGGCTCCCACACCACTCTCAAACTGTCTGAACTAAGCATGCAGCTTGGAGACATGGAAGGTTCTCATGTCAATGGGAGAAACAGCTTGCTCGTTCTCAAAGAAGCGCTCAACTGCCGTAGGAGCAAGAACTACAGTGAGGCCCTCGAATCATGTCACTTGTACTCGAAAGTCCAGAGGGagctcaaggagaagaagatgagaTATGAAAGCAGGTTAGATACAGTTTGGATTTTAGGAAGTATAGTTGCTTGCGCCACATTTTGTTTATACTGTTTGTGA